Proteins encoded by one window of Streptomyces sp. NBC_01477:
- a CDS encoding MarR family winged helix-turn-helix transcriptional regulator: MPDREELLDQVVTEARRHYAAWTLFNQRMADRLGLHPTDVQCLNLLDLEPDPLTTGQIAVLTGLTPGSATRLVDRLVAAGLVERRADPADRRRSLVALTPGALEGLGDAWEGPGDAYDTMLGSFSDADLTVIRRYFRAAAEVGSEQAAEIGRT; encoded by the coding sequence ATGCCCGACCGCGAGGAGTTGCTCGACCAGGTCGTCACGGAGGCCCGGCGCCATTACGCGGCCTGGACGCTGTTCAACCAGCGGATGGCCGACCGGCTCGGCCTGCACCCCACCGATGTGCAGTGCCTCAATCTGCTCGACCTGGAGCCCGACCCGCTGACCACCGGCCAGATCGCGGTGCTGACCGGACTGACCCCCGGCTCCGCGACCCGGCTGGTCGACCGGCTGGTCGCGGCGGGCCTGGTGGAGCGCCGCGCGGATCCGGCCGACCGCCGCAGATCGCTGGTGGCGCTGACGCCGGGCGCCCTGGAGGGCCTGGGCGACGCCTGGGAAGGGCCGGGGGACGCGTACGACACGATGCTCGGCTCGTTCAGTGACGCCGACCTCACCGTGATCCGCCGCTATTTCCGCGCCGCCGCCGAGGTCGGCAGCGAGCAGGCCGCGGAGATCGGCCGTACCTGA
- a CDS encoding SDR family oxidoreductase: protein MTILVTGSRGRVARTLIDLLHAQGRSLRAGSSDPGASDPPGGIPAVRCVLDDPGTFRSALEGVCSVFLYAGRSADAATSFAEAAAAAGVRHIVLLSSSAVLEPGAADDLLAGHHAAVEAALRGGPVPATFLRPGDFAGNALQWARPIAATDTVRLPYPDAHTVPLHEDDLAAAAAAVLTAPERYSAPAYTLTGPQSLTFREQAELIGAARGRPVRVEPVSRAGWMAETSIPASYAEALLDHWRNHDGTPVATTATVAALTGRPARPFAAWAATHAAAFS from the coding sequence ATGACCATCCTCGTCACCGGCAGCCGCGGACGCGTCGCCCGTACGCTCATCGACCTGCTGCACGCGCAGGGCCGCTCCCTGCGGGCCGGGTCGAGCGACCCCGGCGCATCGGACCCGCCCGGCGGCATACCGGCGGTACGGTGCGTGCTCGACGACCCCGGCACATTTCGCTCCGCCCTGGAGGGGGTGTGCTCGGTCTTCCTCTACGCCGGGCGCTCCGCCGACGCCGCCACCTCCTTCGCCGAGGCAGCCGCGGCGGCGGGGGTGCGGCACATTGTGCTGCTGTCCTCCTCCGCGGTCCTGGAGCCCGGCGCCGCGGACGATCTGCTGGCCGGGCACCATGCCGCCGTCGAGGCGGCCCTGCGCGGCGGGCCCGTCCCGGCGACATTTCTGCGGCCAGGAGACTTCGCGGGCAACGCCCTGCAATGGGCGCGGCCCATCGCGGCGACCGATACCGTGCGGCTGCCGTACCCGGACGCGCACACGGTGCCGCTGCACGAGGACGACCTCGCGGCGGCAGCCGCTGCCGTGCTGACGGCGCCCGAGCGGTACTCGGCTCCGGCGTACACCCTCACGGGGCCGCAGTCCCTCACCTTCCGTGAGCAGGCCGAACTCATCGGGGCGGCCCGGGGGCGCCCCGTGCGGGTCGAGCCGGTCAGCCGTGCCGGGTGGATGGCGGAGACGAGTATTCCGGCGTCCTACGCCGAAGCCCTCCTCGACCACTGGCGGAACCACGACGGCACGCCGGTCGCGACCACTGCCACTGTCGCTGCCCTCACGGGCCGCCCGGCCCGCCCGTTCGCGGCATGGGCGGCGACGCATGCGGCGGCATTTTCCTGA